One Eurosta solidaginis isolate ZX-2024a chromosome 5, ASM4086904v1, whole genome shotgun sequence DNA segment encodes these proteins:
- the LOC137253341 gene encoding protein transport protein Sec24C-like has translation MKFKIHQGNFLTYRTIAANFTQKAQNKTKENKSFVITFHCTFILCCIMPQQPGYPPQPGPPGYPPQPQQPGHPLQQPAAPGGYMGQIMPPTQPGQAPMPRQSPMPGQPPIPRRPGYKGLLPPLVTTKYVVEDQGNSSPRYVRSSLYCILATADLLKTTALPFTLTISPMARTVEGEYEPLMSNINTSQSIVDAVRTTLGPRSMDKHIVDCSGKATISNDGANIMKLLDIQP, from the exons ATGAAGTTTAAAATACACCaaggaaattttttgacatatagaactatcgcagccaacttcactcaaaaagcgcaaaacaaaacaaaagaaaataaatcttttgttATTACATTTCATTGCACATTTATTTTATGCTGCATAATGCCGCAACagccgggctatccaccacaacctggtccacctggttaTCCTCCACAACCTCAGCAGCCAGGtcatcctctacaacaaccagctgcaccaggtggttacatgggtcaaatcatgccaccaacacaacctggacaggcgccaatgcccaggcagtcacccatgccgggtcaacccccaatacccagacgtcctggttataag ggtttattaccaccactggtgaccacaaaatatgtggtagaagatcagggtaactcctcgccacgttacgttag gtcctctttgtattgcatacttgcaacagctgatttattaaaaacaacagctttgccctttacacttaccatctcaccaatggcacgaacggttgagggtgaatatgagccactcatgtccaacatcaatacctcgcaatcaattgtggacgctgtacgcactacattgggtccacgcagtatggacaagcatattgttgattgcagtggtaaggccacaatttcaaatgatggtgcaaacattatgaaactattggatatccagccctaa